One genomic window of Magnolia sinica isolate HGM2019 chromosome 3, MsV1, whole genome shotgun sequence includes the following:
- the LOC131238923 gene encoding peroxiredoxin-2E, chloroplastic-like, translating to MPSTPTITAAISVGDKLPESTFSYFDATCELQTVTVSDLTTKKNTILFVVPNTFTLTCSQKHLPGFIERAIDFRSKGVDTMVKAVVNQVTDNYYRPDLKNVMLARLSVDKGAPPPSPESDD from the exons ATGCCCTCTACCCCCACCATCACCGCCGCCATCTCTGTCGGTGACAAGTTGCCGGAATCCACCTTCTCCTACTTCGATGCTACCTGTGAACTCCAGACGGTCACCGTCTCTGACCTCACCACCAAGAAGAACACAATCTTGTTTGTGGTTCCCAACACCTTCACGCTAACCTGCTCACAGAAGCACCTCCCGGGCTTCATCGAGCGGGCGATTGACTTCCGGTCCAAGGGTGTGGACACGATGGTGAAGGCTGTTGTGAACCAGGTTACAGACAACTACTACAGGCCAGATCTGAAGAATGTGATGCTTGCTAGGCTGAGTGTT gacaagggtgctccccCACCATCACCAGAgtcagacgactag